From the Miscanthus floridulus cultivar M001 unplaced genomic scaffold, ASM1932011v1 os_2282, whole genome shotgun sequence genome, the window ATCACAATTGGTGTGTTTGACAATTGCCACCTGAATGGCGGggaaaggccaatggtgcccgGGACACCAGAATTGGGAAGGTCCGCATCCGCCTCTCGACACTTGAAACTGATCGGGTGTATACCCACTCATACCCTCTTATTGTTCTGACACCTGGTGGCGTTAAGAAGATGGGTGAGGTGCAGCTTGCTGTCCGTTTCACGTGCTCATCACTGCTCAACATGATGCATCTGTACTCACAGCCCTTGCTGCCCAAGATGCACTATGTGCACCCGTTGTCCGTGATACAGGTGGACAACCTGAGGCGCCAAGCCACAAACATTGTCTCGACAAGGCTGGGCCGTGCAGAGCCACCACTGCGAAAGGAAATCGTGGAGTACATGCTTGACGTGGACTCGCACATGTGGAGCATGAGAAAGAGCAAGGCAAATTTCTTCCGCATCATGGGTGTCCTGAGCCCCCTGATTGCAGTGGCAAAGTGGTTCGATCAGATCTGTCTCTGGAGGAACCCGCTGACCACCATACTGATCCATGTCCTCTTCGTGATACTGGTTCTATACCCAGAGCTGATACTGCCCACAAtcttcctctacctcttcctGATTGGGGTGTGGTACTACAGGTGGCGGCCAAGGCAGCCGCCGCACATGGACACCCGCCTCTCCCACGCAGAGACTGCCCACCCCGACGAGCTCGACGAGGAGTTTGACACCTTCCCCACCTCCCGCCCGCCGGACGTCGTGCGGATGCGGTACGACAGGCTGCGCAGTGTAGCGGGGAGGATCCAGACCGTGGTTGGTGACCTTGCGACGCAGGGCGAGCGGCTGCAGTCGCTGCTGAGCTGGAGGGATCCAAGGGCCACCGCGCTCTTCGTGGTCTTCTGCTTCTTCTTCGCCATTGTCCTGTACGTCACCCCGTTCCGTGTCGTGGTCTTCCTCGCAGGCCTGTACGTGCTGAGGCACCCCAGGTTCCGCCACAGGATGCCATCCGTCCCGCTCAACTTCTTCAGGCGTCTGCCGGCGAGGACCGACAGCATGCTGTAGGCGCGGCAGGTGCCTGGCTCCGTTGTTGGTTCGGTGGTTTCACCTGTCGATTGCAGCTCACAGATGGTTACTCTATCTCAAGTGTATCTGATAACAATGAATTGCTAGCTATCTTCAGTACTTCTGTAGCTCCTCTGTTGCATGGTCGGTTATGTATTATTCAGATGGTTGTGAACCTTTCCTGTAACAACCGAACGCATGATGCGTGACTGTGACTAGGTATGGATGCATGTGTGATGCTTGAAAACTCTGGGCTGGGCGTTAGTTATTGCTTTACCTACTTGTTCAGCAACAGTGCTGTCAGCTAACGTGGTTCTCTACTGCTGCATGTGCATTGTGTCGTTTGGTTTCCAGCTCAATTTACCAATTTGCTACGTGATTGATTTCAGTTTGCTACCCAGGGGAAATACTGATCTGAATTCCAGGCGAATTATGAATAAGAGTTCTCTGCTACGCAGACTGGGAACTAATTGGGTGCCAATCTAAGCAGAGCCCAGGTGGTTGTACTTCTGAACTTAATAGGGATGtcagcttaccccatattcggcttgttcggcttcttttttcagctggaacagtatttttctctcatgagaattcagctagaacagtgtttttagccagtttcagtcaaaattctgccagccgaacgggacCAAAGTTCAATTTCCACGGTGCAGGTGCAGCGGCAAAACTTCCGAACGGAGCTGCTGCAGTTTTTCTTCAGAACGCTCACGGAAGGCCCTGCTGGACCTGGACTGCAAGGCAAGTATGTGGCAGAGCATGGCCCAACTGTTTGTCTTGGAAAAAAAAGGTCAGgtctaacttttttttttttgaaaagggtccaactttttttttttgacaaggtGTCAGGTCCAACTTAATCGTTGCATTTGCACTCACGAGTCAGTGAGTCACAGGTGCCATTTTGACTGTGACCTCTTTGACATAATTTTCATCGTTATTAGTAACTTTAAAGCCCACTGTATGTGTGATTCCAAATCAGATACTACCTCGTCtaaaaaagaatacaattcttggTGCATTTTTTTATTAAAATGTCTAAAATTTAAAAcaccaaataaatatattataaagTTTCATGACAAATATAATAATACCTATTTAATacgataaatattagtattttttataaatctagttaaacttgACATATTTTAACATAGTATTCCTTCTGTCCTTAAATATCTGTCGTTTTTGCTTCTTGAGAaacactttgactaaatatatattaaaatatataaatatttatggtacataattagtattattggaaagatctttgaatctagctttttaataaatttatttggagatacaagtattacacatattttctataaatcgagtcaaacttttaGCATGCATACTAATAACGGTAGTTATTTAGTGACGGAGTGAGTACGTGTTATTCTAGAATTGCATCTTGGACGGAAGGAGTATGTCAAAGGCGAATCGTGGAGCTCCTAGGTTGTCCGTGGTTTACTACTAGTATATACTCCCATCCTGAAAAAGACACGTACTTCCTTTGTCCCAATTTATCTGTCGTTTTCGGTATTCGTGCCACGACTTTGATTTAATTTAtacaaaatatgtgcaacatttgtgtctccaaataaatttgttaaaaaactagattcaaagatctttccaatgatgctaattatgtatcataaataataatattttttaatatatatgttgttaaagttgtttctcggaaagcgagaacgacaaatattctgggacggagggagtaaggaTCAGAGTGTTCTCATAGCCCGAACCAAATGAGTTCTTCAGTGTGCTCCGTTCCATTGTACTACTAGTAAACCCTTTTCTTTCCCAACATATGGTGGCCAAATCAGTCTAGTGATGGTCAAGGCATAAAACTCAAACCTAGGCCAGACACGTCATATTCACCTGACACATGTCCAGCAGAAGTCCGGAAATTTCAAAGTCCGTTCCTTGCTGCAATGTCAAAAGCTAGCTGGTGACGAGCATTTTTGTTTCGAGAATGAAGGTCCCACGAATGTGCATACTAGCTTCCCGATCACTGTCTGTCATGCTCTTTGATCGCTGCACTGTCACGTCATATTCTCCTGTTTGAATTCAACGTTCACAGCTCGTACGGCACTGTTGTACTTCGTGGGCGGCGCCTAGCAGCCTCTTGGGCTGTGATTATTCCCTGGTAAgggatcgtaaattttcagtcgaagtatttttttctcacaccaaatgaGTCAGTAGTGCTTTTTCACGATCCAGCAACGAACAAGcccagccaaacaaacaggctatagattttttttttcatttccgcTTCCAGCCTAGGGATTCCTTTCTCCAGCGGTAATGCTCTCCTCGGTGTGTCCGTCTACCCGAACGCTCACATTCGTGGGCGTGACACAAGACCAAACGATTCCCTCGTATCCTGGTCCAGCTCTCGAGTCACgcagtttctcaaaaaaaaatccGCGCAGCGGAGCTTGGCCAGTACACCCTCCAGCCGCGTAGCCCGCGGCGGCCGGCCAGGGCGGAGGCTGCCCGCGCACATCTCGTGCTCTGCCTGCCCAACTCGCTGCGACCGGGTGTGGAGATTACCGTGCAGCTCATGACAGCCCGAGCAGAGCCCGCCCGTACACATCTCACGCTCCACCTGCCCAGTTCACCGTGGCCGGGGCGGAACTCCACATGCCGACGAGCCTTCATTATTCTCCTAAGCGGCAAGAAGATGTTGCGCTgaaactgtaacaccctcggtgttacactgtacaatttttgctaaaacattgtatatgcatcatgtttatatgataatgtatgaattatagagtgtaaaTCAAATTCTGTGGCCCGAAACGTTCATTggaaacgcgaaacgaatgttatgTTTCATGTCGCGGTGTATCACCtaggttctaaatgaatttttatggaacggaaatgctatagaacgcgtatgcggcactttaataaagttagtaGTACTAGCTtcgtaggcgacgatgaaatacttgcggtcgagaatgGGATTCACAGCTAGCATACTTGATAGCATGGAAATCGAATTCGACGTGAATCCGAACGAAAACTTAGTCAttttcttaagtcggaaaatggatcgacgaagCGAAGTTTGAGAATTTTTATAGGAGGATCAGGTTAAGTGGCGGCAtgggtttagggtttgttttagtagcttgacatgccatcttgagcataaaatagttggtttagcgaTCGAAGCCTtgaggtgagtttttgggatgctTCAAAAAGCGTGCACGACACGGTTTCTGCATCTGGCGTGGTCACCGTGCTCGTCCCTCAGCGTTGCCGCGCCGGCCACCGACGCGCACGCGCTCGCACGCCGTACGCATGCCACCGCGCTGGCCGGGCTTGCCGTTGGCTTCGCGCTGCGGGCCACGGTCACCGTTGCCACGCCCTGGCTCGCGCTCATGCTCGCACACGCACGTGCCCCGCCACGCGGACCTGCACCGCCGTTGCCGCGCACTGGCCGCtcggccaccaccgccgtcgtcgtGGGTCCGCTGCTCTGTCCTGCCGCTGTAGCCGCTTCGCCATGTCGCTGACCCCGCGCGTTGCACCACTGCGCTGCTGCTGGCCTTGGCGTTTGCGCGAAGTCACCGTGTGTGCTCTGCCACGCCATCGCGTCCGCCTGCCACCCTGCCGCCTCGTGCTCGTCTGTGCGGTGCCGTGGGCGCGTGGCCGCATTTGGCATTGCCCGCACGTCGCCTTGCCTTGTCTGCCTTGCTGTCACATCGGCACTCGACGACGCTGTGCTAGTGTCTCCTCTAACCGGCGCCATGCCATTACGGCACGCATAGCCGAGCCGCCGTCGTCGGTTTGTAAATTGTGGCCGTGCGGCCCACCGTCCTGAACGTGCTGGTCATTTTCCCCTCACCTGTAGCTGGACGCGATTGAGCACCGAAGTGACAGCCACGTCCCGCCACGGCAGCGACGATCCACGCCATGCCTTTCTCCCCTGTTCTCTGGCGCCGTGGTCGTCGTACCTGCTTCTCTAAATTTGCCACAGTGGAGCCACCCCAATCCAATTAACCCCGTCCTCGGCTCCGCTGAGTAGCCAGCCAGCCACCCGACCCTACCTTGCAGCGAGCCTCACCGCAccgtgctccaatttggagctgccGTTCCGCCGGGTTAATAAGACCGTGTCGGTATGCGTCGAAGGCAAGCGCCCTATCTAGTGCAGCTCGTGTTAATTCCTTGCACCGCTAGCTTCGCCTCCACCTGCTAATCACCCTGCGCACCTTTGCCGAATCGCTACCGCCGTCTAGCCTCCCCTGACGCCGCCttgccaccgccgtgcgccaccACACCGTCCATGCATACGTGGCTAGCTTGGCTCGGTCCGTCTCCAGTCAATCCACCACGTCTGGTAGGTTCGGGGGAGGAGTCCACCATCGTGGAGGGAGCTCGGGACAACATCTCCGTTCGCCGCGTTGCCACCCATCACTTTGGCTCGCATTTAGGGGTGGGGAGGGGCCGGTCTGGCGGGCATAACCACCCTGTACCAACGCCGCCGCGCGGGTGCACGCGCGGGTGCCGAGGGTGTCGCCGTTGCGAAGACATCTGTTCTGAGGCTTTATCTACGAAGTAGCTGACTATAGGAAAAGTGCCATCGGTCTCAGTGTGATTCATTGGTAGGATAGGGTCGTTTTCGTAAAACAGCCGAAGCACGCGggcctccccgtcgtgggccATCGTCGTGCAGATGGGTCGCGCCCGTGTTGGGCCGCGCCGATGCGTCGCGTGCGCGCGGGCGTTCACGCCGGACTGGGCCGAGCCGTTCGCGCTTGGGCCGCCCGGTGGAATGCGTTTTCAATTTCCAATAAATTTacaaatgcttattcaatttagttttgagctaaactttgaaaaatgatagtaaattatgtagatgtccaaaaatagtgaaacaaaatttgttaggttcacaaaaatactatctatctgttagtgtagttagtttacagttagctatggtcatgataggttcataaattcaaattagagagcttaatattatatagattaatatttgtaggaattattgtggcaaatgGATGATAGGTTTAGTCATGAAGTTTTTACAgttggttcattagattattatgtgcttactgtaaattttgtagcactagagtaggttgataaatagaatagctagtactcttgttttatcatataaaGAATAACTCGGTAtttggagtaagaatacctttagttgttaaaataatatatgtcatgcttcgtacttgttagtggtaacagtaggtaacttagcacatTAGTCGATAGGACCAGCTTAGtaacttgatagatgtattttattttaagagatgTTGTTGCCGTAtttctaagtgttgcatcatcatttcatgcatatagatcacgagttggtagagttcgtgcccgtggATGAACAGGATTACgaagagatcattgaggagtacgaggaggaaatCCTCttgtaggagggagccctagagccttttgatgctgactttgctgaccctccacctgcccaaggtaagccccgatacataacccatattttatgatcactgaatatatatatgatgtgcatttatgttatatgcattttatggaaactacatgcataaatatatctgctTATGAGTCCTattagtacaggtcgagtagctgctatgctcaggatttcggtaacgtgagtaacctgtcgttactcacaatatgtgataattatgatcactcatgataaaatggtggagaGAAAAAGTGATGACCgagcagggatgtggtttgggtactggCGGGTggaagaggttgtgtcctgcggccaacagggcatagctttgttacactttttctctgtctgtgtcggttaaggaccggccgttgcataaggctctagataagtcatagatttattatcccaagcacatacttgggtatgggcgtagggaagacttgtttctCTTTtttcatgggttctggctcttttcggaccgactgtttggaggcggggatggtgaaggtccttgcaccgcactaagtccgggacttagaaacgggggcttggagtccaagtttggatggggacctagaccccatgacaggagggtgatgggttgatcctgcttgtgcctgggggaACAAACGGGGCTTGTGTTTTTGAGGTACCCagttgggggcattgattcgtgaatcgccagtgttccgatacggcttgtctacagtttagcatcgtagtaagaactgaaagatagaaggtgatgaaatagaactgattgctcaactcttgcttgaaagtagaacatgtgcttacatagaatgactagataataaattaatatggctattagtaataacataaataaggactcactattagtattgctttctgcaaaaggaaaccagcaaaccataaagcttatcatattctttggagtcgagaaattatttccactagtcggataagtcttacgagtacattgtgtactcagggtttatttacccctgttgcaggtaatgtttAAAGAGcaccattgtgtggaggattcttctggtgggcacagacggatcctcgttctttaTCACTAGATGTTTACTTTtgattccgctgtttaatattccacactctgactttggaaatataatgatataatttttatgaactctggatgtatgaaatggattaagtattgtaactcgttctcattattggatcattggggaaaaatgtggatctttcgggttctcccttggggtgtgctcgacggatacTGCCCGCTGTggcttactttcggggtgcttagtgtatggtggaagacaagcgcctccgtaagtgtgctatttcggacGTATCTACCACAGAaaccgcatgttgcaagtgtctatttcaagtgtttcaaatatttcagaagtatgttacaagtgttttatatcgatgttgcaaaagtagatcggaatgttgcTAATGTTGCAATGGTGTTCCAAGTGTATaccccaaatgtttcatctgtttcagacgtatgttgcaattatttcatctggatgttgcatatacatgcatgttgcaaacgtattgtcggtgtttcgtacaagcaccggcaagtaaatttatagtaatgcgcgttaggctcggatggtgcgctaaaggacacaggatttatactggttcgggctgaacgtccctacgtccagtttgttgctgcttgtgttattagcaccgtaacgatctgtagtaagggatacaaactgccgagagagggactagtcccaagtctctgatcgaaggattgaaaggtggtcaagagcttcgtagctgcttgaatgtgtgtgaatgtgttctattgttcggtcctattctTTTCCCCGTCCCCCCTTTGGTGGAGGatatgcctccccttttatagatgaaggggctggctttacaagggtgagagctccaggatgcgtactctacttaccttatggctcatgtctacctggtcaggtcctcccttctcatgagtgcgaaggaagataagtgcttaagatgtcgtcaatatctctgtaggatgtcagatcagtcacagcatgctgcccccagggtatgggctgtagtacagtggttttgacttaggggcctccccccagccctgctccacacgccttctggttcccatgattcctgttgggaggattcggggtcggggtccggtgcagcgccgtggccaaggctctctgacttggaggacctgaggggtcg encodes:
- the LOC136534767 gene encoding FT-interacting protein 7-like, translating into MGEVQLAVRFTCSSLLNMMHLYSQPLLPKMHYVHPLSVIQVDNLRRQATNIVSTRLGRAEPPLRKEIVEYMLDVDSHMWSMRKSKANFFRIMGVLSPLIAVAKWFDQICLWRNPLTTILIHVLFVILVLYPELILPTIFLYLFLIGVWYYRWRPRQPPHMDTRLSHAETAHPDELDEEFDTFPTSRPPDVVRMRYDRLRSVAGRIQTVVGDLATQGERLQSLLSWRDPRATALFVVFCFFFAIVLYVTPFRVVVFLAGLYVLRHPRFRHRMPSVPLNFFRRLPARTDSML